The Pirellulimonas nuda genome includes a region encoding these proteins:
- the allE gene encoding (S)-ureidoglycine aminohydrolase, with protein MSVSRTVPFGETRTHVAFDHALVAADSHVRSPLDGWPGSECVVLISPAMGAGPRGPRFCQYLVHAKPGAQSRPAAAGVQRLVFVLGGALTVGGKPVSADGFAWLPPDCDTVCRCEEEATLLVIEKPYAALDDVEAPETIVGRVKDAPCEPFLGDPDAMLATLLPVDQAFDMAVNVFTYQPGATLPFVETHVMEHGLYMAAGQGVYRLGERWYPVRVGDAIWMAAYCPQWFVAMGKTPARYIYYKDVNRDPLSP; from the coding sequence ATGAGCGTTTCGAGAACCGTGCCGTTTGGCGAAACACGGACGCACGTCGCCTTCGACCACGCGCTGGTCGCAGCGGACAGCCACGTCCGGTCGCCGCTCGACGGCTGGCCGGGGTCGGAGTGTGTGGTGCTGATCAGCCCCGCGATGGGCGCCGGGCCGCGCGGCCCACGGTTCTGTCAGTACTTGGTGCACGCCAAGCCGGGGGCGCAGTCGCGGCCGGCCGCGGCCGGGGTCCAGCGATTGGTGTTTGTGCTCGGGGGCGCACTCACCGTGGGAGGAAAGCCTGTCTCGGCAGACGGATTCGCCTGGCTGCCACCCGACTGCGACACGGTCTGCCGATGTGAAGAAGAAGCGACGCTGCTAGTCATCGAAAAGCCGTACGCGGCCCTGGATGACGTCGAGGCGCCCGAGACGATTGTCGGCAGAGTGAAGGACGCGCCGTGCGAGCCGTTCTTGGGCGACCCCGACGCGATGCTGGCGACGCTGCTCCCGGTCGACCAGGCGTTCGACATGGCCGTGAACGTGTTCACCTACCAGCCCGGCGCTACGCTTCCGTTTGTCGAGACGCACGTGATGGAGCACGGCCTGTACATGGCGGCCGGGCAAGGGGTGTACCGGCTGGGTGAGCGGTGGTACCCGGTGCGGGTGGGGGACGCCATCTGGATGGCCGCTTACTGCCCGCAGTGGTTTGTGGCGATGGGCAAGACCCCCGCCCGCTATATTTACTACAAAGACGTCAACCGAGACCCGTTGTCGCCATGA
- a CDS encoding allantoate amidohydrolase has product MLPPAIAADDQTLAAAAERVMSRCDRLACCSEEAGAVTRRYLSHPMQEVHHTVGDWMRSAGLRVRVDAAGNLIGRRPGPEGSRVLLLGSHLDSVPNAGRYDGVLGVLAALAVAELLGAAPLPFHLDVIGFSEEEGVRYALPYLGSRAVCGGFDPAWLERCDPSGVSMRQAIEAFGLAPDKIPEAAYQPDEVIGFVEPHLEQGPVLERAGLPVGVVSGIAGQTRMRLRFLGHAQHAGTTPMHGRRDALLGAARMICETQRIGAGADGLRATVGFLRVAPNATNVIPGEVELSLDVRHPEDALRRRAVDTLLELGAEIARELSLGFSVIDHVVQEACRVDPRLTSMLHDACLARGYDAPMLPSGAGHDAAPLSERFPVAMLFLRHPGGVSHHPDERVDVPDVQVALGVLLQFIHLLAESESQ; this is encoded by the coding sequence ATGCTCCCACCCGCAATCGCCGCAGACGACCAAACGCTCGCCGCCGCGGCAGAGCGGGTCATGAGCCGCTGCGATCGACTGGCGTGCTGCTCGGAAGAGGCGGGCGCCGTGACGCGGCGCTACTTGTCGCACCCGATGCAAGAAGTTCACCACACAGTTGGGGACTGGATGCGCAGCGCTGGGCTGCGGGTGCGGGTGGACGCCGCGGGGAACCTGATTGGGCGCCGCCCGGGGCCGGAGGGTTCGCGGGTGCTGCTGCTTGGGTCGCACCTCGATAGCGTCCCCAACGCCGGCCGCTACGACGGAGTGCTGGGCGTGCTGGCGGCGCTCGCCGTGGCGGAACTGCTGGGCGCCGCGCCGTTGCCGTTCCATCTAGACGTCATCGGCTTCAGCGAAGAAGAGGGGGTGCGTTACGCGCTGCCCTACCTGGGGAGCCGGGCGGTGTGCGGCGGATTCGATCCGGCGTGGCTGGAGCGCTGCGACCCGTCCGGCGTTTCGATGCGCCAAGCGATTGAGGCATTCGGGCTGGCGCCCGACAAGATCCCTGAAGCGGCGTACCAGCCGGACGAGGTGATCGGCTTCGTCGAGCCCCATTTGGAGCAAGGGCCGGTGCTGGAGCGCGCGGGCCTGCCGGTCGGTGTGGTGAGCGGCATCGCGGGGCAGACCCGGATGCGGCTGCGGTTTCTGGGGCACGCCCAGCACGCCGGCACGACGCCGATGCACGGCCGGCGCGACGCCCTGCTTGGCGCCGCACGGATGATCTGCGAAACGCAGCGGATCGGCGCCGGCGCCGACGGCCTGCGGGCCACGGTCGGCTTCTTACGGGTGGCCCCCAACGCGACAAACGTGATTCCGGGCGAGGTCGAGCTCTCGCTCGATGTCCGCCATCCGGAGGACGCCCTACGCCGTCGGGCCGTCGATACGCTGCTCGAGCTCGGCGCCGAGATCGCCCGGGAACTATCGCTGGGTTTCAGCGTGATCGATCACGTCGTGCAGGAAGCCTGTCGGGTCGACCCGCGGCTCACGTCGATGCTGCACGACGCGTGCCTTGCGCGGGGGTACGACGCGCCGATGCTGCCGAGCGGCGCCGGCCACGATGCGGCGCCTCTTTCCGAGCGTTTCCCGGTAGCGATGCTGTTCCTCAGGCACCCTGGCGGGGTGAGCCACCACCCCGACGAGCGTGTCGACGTGCCGGACGTTCAGGTCGCCCTGGGCGTGCTGCTTCAATTCATCCATTTGCTGGCAGAAAGCGAGTCGCAATGA